One Nocardia farcinica genomic region harbors:
- a CDS encoding outer membrane protein assembly factor BamB family protein: MNRTRTGTWLLVGTAAGAVLGLAVTVQVLDWIAIFRETGGSCGTSRGISYGDCPRYWGTLFGTSLAALMVAVPVLIFALIRARRRGASAAVVAAVVAVYPGVLIFDALHGETLPVAWSAPADRAADTETAGFWHTGDTVVRATAAGLTAYDTATGAQRWTTTFPGRDVVCAMSRGADGVGLVATHAETAPCARVAAVDLATGGTLWELRETELADGADVLAVLDDAAILVGEKQIRAVGRGDGAPRWQYPLPERTCGSPRLLAGSHAVVLVHRCDTDTHELHALDPRTGNLAWQAGVPYEGARTVTPVSADPLVVHVAESGKRARSAFAAFDRTGRLTATIPTDDPELPISSIGGTAFAATPITRTVVTPTTLVAVARPAGGRGYRLVAHELATGARLWTGDLLDDDPDALALDGDRVLVCYDEARVLGLGAADLRSGADSHVGVALIRHVHSSFAVLTAPGRYLVVSADGRSPYHPVQAVAAGR; the protein is encoded by the coding sequence ATGAACCGCACGCGCACCGGGACGTGGCTGCTGGTCGGAACGGCCGCGGGCGCCGTCCTCGGGCTGGCCGTCACCGTGCAGGTCCTGGACTGGATCGCCATCTTCCGCGAGACCGGTGGCTCCTGCGGCACCAGCCGCGGCATCAGCTACGGCGACTGTCCCCGCTACTGGGGCACGCTCTTCGGCACCTCGCTCGCGGCCCTCATGGTCGCCGTCCCGGTGCTGATCTTCGCGCTGATCCGGGCCAGGAGACGCGGTGCGTCGGCCGCGGTGGTGGCCGCCGTCGTCGCCGTGTACCCGGGCGTGCTGATCTTCGACGCCCTGCACGGCGAAACCCTGCCGGTCGCCTGGTCCGCGCCCGCCGACCGGGCCGCCGACACCGAGACCGCCGGGTTCTGGCACACCGGCGACACCGTGGTCCGCGCCACCGCCGCCGGGCTCACCGCCTACGACACCGCGACCGGCGCGCAACGCTGGACCACCACCTTCCCCGGCCGCGACGTGGTGTGCGCGATGAGCCGCGGCGCGGACGGCGTCGGCCTGGTCGCCACCCACGCCGAGACCGCGCCCTGCGCCCGCGTCGCCGCCGTCGATCTCGCGACCGGTGGCACGCTCTGGGAACTGCGCGAGACCGAACTCGCCGACGGCGCCGACGTGCTCGCCGTGCTCGACGACGCGGCGATCCTGGTGGGCGAGAAGCAGATCCGCGCGGTCGGCCGTGGCGACGGCGCGCCGCGATGGCAGTACCCGTTGCCGGAGCGCACCTGCGGGAGCCCCCGGCTGCTGGCGGGCAGCCACGCCGTCGTCCTGGTGCACCGCTGCGACACCGACACCCACGAACTGCACGCCCTCGACCCGCGGACCGGCAACCTCGCCTGGCAGGCCGGCGTCCCGTACGAGGGCGCCCGCACCGTCACCCCCGTCTCGGCCGACCCGCTCGTCGTGCACGTCGCCGAGAGCGGCAAGCGCGCCCGCTCGGCCTTCGCCGCCTTCGACCGGACCGGGCGGCTCACCGCCACCATCCCCACCGACGACCCCGAACTCCCGATCTCGTCGATCGGCGGCACCGCCTTTGCAGCCACACCGATCACCAGGACGGTGGTCACCCCGACCACCCTCGTGGCCGTCGCGCGTCCCGCGGGCGGGCGCGGCTACCGCCTGGTCGCGCACGAGCTGGCCACCGGCGCCCGGCTGTGGACGGGCGATCTCCTCGACGACGACCCCGACGCCCTCGCCCTCGACGGCGACCGCGTCCTGGTCTGCTACGACGAGGCCAGGGTCCTCGGCCTCGGCGCCGCCGACCTGCGCAGCGGGGCGGACTCCCACGTCGGTGTCGCCCTGATCCGGCACGTCCACTCCAGCTTCGCCGTCCTCACCGCACCCGGCCGCTACCTGGTCGTGTCCGCCGACGGCCGCAGCCCGTACCACCCGGTGCAGGCGGTCGCGGCCGGCCGGTAG
- a CDS encoding beta-ketoacyl [acyl carrier protein] synthase domain-containing protein yields the protein MTQTEPATADGPALRRATRTIQRLRARLAAATGPVAVIGAGLRFPGGIGDLDGYWSALRGGRDLVTRMPAHRQWPFAAQWSRLPTRGSFLPDALDFDPAFFGISPRAARAVDPQHRLLLEVTWEAIAHAGIAHDALRERPVGVYTGLTGRQDYADWAGSHVDAYWATGNGHSFAPGRIAYTFGFTGPAVAVDSACSSSLVAIHHAVGALRRGEIELALAGGVNLVLAPGSTRAVDQTGSLAPDGLCKTFDARANGYVRGEGAAMVVLKRLVDAEHDGDPVLGIVHGTAVNQDGRSSGFTAPNAEAQRRLIAAALADAGATPADIGLVEAHGTGTALGDPIEMSAIAAALGSGNGGRALHVGSVKTNLGHLEAASGVAGLLKALLCVRERVVPPLVHFRTLNPRIDLSGTDIRVAGTAASWSVDDAGPLAGVSSFGIVGTNAHAVIGPPPTPAPIRPAVRPPWQRTRCVPGFLGEPPDAAGE from the coding sequence ATGACCCAGACCGAACCGGCCACCGCCGACGGTCCCGCCCTGCGCCGCGCCACCCGCACCATCCAGCGGCTGCGCGCCCGGCTGGCCGCGGCCACCGGACCGGTCGCCGTCATCGGCGCCGGACTGCGCTTCCCCGGCGGCATCGGCGACCTGGACGGGTACTGGTCGGCGCTGCGCGGCGGCCGCGACCTGGTCACCCGGATGCCTGCGCACCGGCAGTGGCCGTTCGCCGCGCAGTGGTCGCGGCTGCCCACCCGCGGCAGCTTCCTGCCCGACGCCCTCGACTTCGATCCCGCGTTCTTCGGGATCAGCCCCCGCGCCGCCCGCGCCGTCGACCCGCAACACCGGCTGCTGCTCGAAGTCACCTGGGAGGCGATCGCCCACGCCGGCATCGCCCACGACGCCCTGCGCGAGCGACCGGTCGGCGTCTACACCGGTCTCACCGGCAGGCAGGACTACGCCGACTGGGCGGGCAGCCACGTCGACGCCTACTGGGCCACCGGCAACGGCCACAGCTTCGCCCCCGGCCGCATCGCCTACACCTTCGGTTTCACCGGGCCCGCCGTCGCCGTCGACTCGGCGTGCTCGTCCTCGCTGGTGGCGATCCACCACGCGGTCGGGGCGTTGCGGCGCGGCGAGATCGAGCTCGCCCTCGCGGGCGGGGTGAACCTCGTGCTGGCGCCGGGCTCCACCCGCGCCGTCGACCAGACCGGATCACTGGCGCCCGACGGGCTCTGCAAGACCTTCGACGCCCGCGCCAACGGGTACGTGCGCGGCGAGGGCGCGGCGATGGTGGTGCTGAAACGCCTCGTCGACGCCGAACACGACGGCGACCCGGTGCTCGGGATCGTGCACGGCACCGCCGTCAACCAGGACGGCCGCTCGTCCGGCTTCACCGCGCCCAACGCCGAAGCGCAGCGTCGCCTCATCGCGGCCGCCCTCGCCGACGCGGGCGCCACCCCCGCCGACATCGGCCTGGTCGAGGCGCACGGCACCGGCACCGCCCTCGGCGATCCCATCGAGATGAGCGCGATCGCGGCCGCGCTCGGGTCGGGCAACGGCGGCCGCGCCCTGCACGTCGGCTCGGTGAAGACCAATCTCGGCCATCTCGAGGCCGCCTCCGGGGTGGCCGGGCTGCTCAAGGCGCTGCTGTGCGTGCGCGAGCGGGTCGTCCCGCCGCTGGTGCACTTCCGCACGCTCAATCCGCGAATCGACCTGTCCGGCACGGACATCCGGGTGGCCGGGACGGCCGCGAGCTGGTCGGTCGACGACGCCGGACCGCTGGCGGGAGTCAGTTCCTTCGGCATCGTCGGCACCAACGCCCACGCCGTGATCGGCCCCCCACCCACACCCGCCCCGATCCGCCCCGCGGTGCGGCCGCCGTGGCAGCGCACCCGATGCGTGCCCGGCTTCCTCGGCGAACCCCCCGACGCGGCGGGCGAATAG
- a CDS encoding type I polyketide synthase, translating to MTGEPIAIVGMAGRFPGADSVARLWELLAAGIDAVGSVPPDRWDAAAPLDPAVRVPAAGGFLDDVAGFDAALFGISPREAADIDPQQRVFLETVWRAMEDARTPADLLRGARIGVYAGASWHDYETLRLRSGASYGPHGLVGSAVDVIAARVSYVLGLTGPSMTVQTGCSSALVALDLAVAALRSGAVDAALAGGVNLMLSPEVTVGLTHFGALSPEGRCAAFGAGADGFVRGEGVGVVYLKTLSAARRDRDPVRAVIHETVVNNDGGGDSLVTPRLEGQRDLLRRAYRDLDPRRLAYVEAHGTGTGRGDPVEARALGDVLGHRAGAPLLVGSVKTGIGHLEAAAGVAGLIKAVLCLEHRRVPASLHAELLNPDIDFAGLGLRVVRTPTPLPAGPEVLVGVNSFGWGGTNAHVVLGPGETPAPADGARAESGSPVLAVSAQSPAALRQRCAAVAEMLATGGDVGEMCAASVAYAPALPWRAAVLGADPEAASTGLRAVADGVEGTPGVLSGRARAVGKVAFVFPGQGSQWHTPAAGLYGRDPAFTAAVDDCAAALAPHVSWDTRAVLTGAAGPGWLERVDQVQPVLWAYSLGIAAMWRRMGVVPDVVIGHSQGEIGAAVVAGLLAPSDAALVVARRGAALRAVAGTGRMLAVDLTADEIPAAIAGFEDAVTLAVHNGPRSCVLSGDVDAIDALAEILTAEGIYCRPVNVDYASHSPRMARLVPALRADLAAVTARPGTVAMLSTVTAQPLTDAGPDYWVENLCRPVRFAEAMSALFDAGVTHVLEMSPHPVLTPAIEQLAALRPDPPIALGTLTRDRDPVAELAVSRARAFVHGLRPFADLPGPGRNPLPPTTFHRERYWLAAPAPVTDDRIVLRPTALEPGTRHAWAEIGPHDLGWLADHRVGEAVIAPATYFLALATIAGDTVVRDIRFVDALPLDPENPAPPTRVEILLRPGLAGTTVLEIRSTPPGSDVSTLHARADLVPAGSRCPETGPPPSTESPDATTELDVAEFYRRCARRGLHYGPEFRGIRELRTGTTAAGRTAHARIELGQRCRARIRAGELHPALLDAAAQTALVLFDQPTDSTPATVVPVALAEYRILHRPDGFVDRVWAHARQRGPLLADIEIRDDDGRVLAALNGLALAELDTAGADLRDHRREFRMEFTPEPEPVGAPGAECAPRAADTGHPARSERAVFVLVDPGAETGAAPDDPNTQCAHLAAALTDRGAVVTGELPADHPATVVFLAPTVAAGLDAQRAALPLLADLARRCLAADAAHRVVVVTTDAQAAGPERPDPGAALFWGFGRVLRREHPELDTVLLDLAGGDATATRWASCAAELCAPAGADQILLRAGVRLLGRLRQGGVQAAPPPRRSARRPFRLAIGRGRRTDDVHFRPLTPRAPGPGEVLVRVEAAAINFIDLMKATGAYPDGSAGADLLGVDCAGVITAIGHGVTGRTVGQRVVACAFGALASHLTVRADHTAPVPAALSTTTAAALPLVLTTAWYALARVARVEPGETVLIHSAAGGVGAAAVAVAHHLGARVLATAGSAQRREHLRAQGIEHVFDSRGAEWPAAVRAVTAGRGVDVVLNALAGAAVEHGLAVLAEDGRFVEIGKRDIYTDRRIGLRPFAHGITVAAVDLGGMMTRRPRRYAEVLREAWRLVDSGVIAALPTTVHDFAAAPAALAALADDERIGKIVLARPATVRDIAPEPLPDGRFRADGTYLITGGHGALGRSLADHLLAHGAGSVALLGRGTYPVPDDPRLRSYRADVGDRAALADTLAAIRAAAPPLRGVFHAAGVLDDATVLGLSADRIEPVLRPKVDGARHLHELTADDPLDLFVLFSSAAALVGNPGQAVYAAANAYLDALAVARRHDGRPGLSVQWGPFDDIGLAAARAERGARLADRGLTGITAADAWTALHTFLDTDACLGGYLGFDRRRWFDAYPECAGQHSWTLLAESTEAPAVPGEWTAAPSRGEPVRDTVTALAARVLRVSPTDLDPTAPLRALGLDSLLALELRNHLENAFALRLSATLLWTYGTVAALAQAIEDRLAAHPA from the coding sequence GTGACGGGCGAACCGATCGCGATCGTCGGGATGGCGGGCCGCTTTCCCGGCGCCGACAGTGTGGCGCGGTTGTGGGAGCTGCTGGCCGCGGGCATCGACGCCGTGGGCAGCGTGCCACCGGACCGGTGGGACGCGGCCGCGCCGCTGGACCCCGCGGTGCGGGTACCGGCGGCGGGCGGATTCCTCGACGACGTGGCCGGGTTCGACGCCGCCCTGTTCGGGATCTCCCCGCGCGAGGCCGCCGACATCGATCCGCAACAGCGGGTGTTCCTCGAAACCGTCTGGCGCGCAATGGAAGACGCCCGCACCCCGGCCGACCTGCTGCGCGGGGCGCGGATCGGCGTCTACGCGGGCGCCTCCTGGCACGACTACGAGACGCTGCGGTTGCGCTCCGGCGCGTCCTACGGCCCGCACGGGCTGGTCGGCTCGGCAGTGGATGTGATCGCCGCGCGCGTGTCGTATGTCCTCGGCCTCACCGGTCCGAGCATGACCGTGCAGACCGGGTGTTCGTCGGCCCTGGTCGCGCTCGACCTGGCGGTCGCGGCGCTGCGCTCCGGCGCGGTGGACGCCGCCCTGGCGGGTGGGGTCAACCTGATGCTGAGTCCCGAGGTCACCGTCGGCCTGACCCATTTCGGCGCCCTGTCACCGGAAGGCCGCTGCGCCGCGTTCGGGGCGGGCGCCGACGGGTTCGTCCGCGGGGAAGGCGTCGGGGTGGTCTACCTCAAGACGCTCTCGGCCGCGCGTCGTGACCGCGACCCCGTCCGCGCGGTGATCCACGAGACGGTGGTGAACAACGACGGCGGTGGCGACAGCCTGGTCACCCCGCGCCTGGAAGGGCAACGGGACCTGCTGCGCCGGGCCTACCGCGACCTCGACCCCCGCCGCCTCGCCTACGTCGAGGCCCACGGCACCGGAACCGGCCGCGGCGACCCCGTCGAGGCCCGCGCGCTGGGCGACGTCCTCGGTCACCGCGCCGGTGCGCCGCTGCTGGTCGGTTCGGTCAAGACCGGGATCGGGCACCTGGAGGCCGCCGCCGGGGTGGCGGGGCTGATCAAGGCGGTGCTGTGCCTCGAGCACCGGCGGGTGCCGGCGAGCCTGCATGCCGAGCTGCTCAATCCCGACATCGATTTCGCCGGACTGGGGTTGCGGGTGGTGCGCACACCGACGCCGCTGCCCGCGGGCCCGGAGGTGCTGGTCGGGGTGAACTCCTTCGGGTGGGGCGGGACCAACGCCCATGTCGTGCTGGGGCCGGGGGAGACGCCGGCACCGGCGGACGGTGCCCGGGCCGAGTCCGGGTCGCCGGTGCTCGCGGTGTCCGCGCAGAGTCCGGCGGCGTTGCGGCAACGGTGCGCCGCGGTGGCCGAGATGCTCGCCACCGGCGGGGATGTGGGGGAGATGTGCGCCGCCTCGGTGGCCTACGCCCCGGCCCTGCCGTGGCGGGCGGCGGTGCTCGGCGCCGATCCCGAGGCGGCGAGCACCGGGTTGCGCGCCGTCGCGGACGGCGTCGAGGGCACGCCGGGCGTGCTCTCCGGGCGTGCCCGCGCGGTCGGGAAGGTGGCGTTCGTGTTTCCGGGGCAGGGCTCGCAGTGGCACACCCCGGCGGCGGGTCTCTACGGCCGCGATCCCGCCTTCACCGCGGCCGTCGACGACTGTGCCGCCGCGCTCGCCCCGCACGTGTCCTGGGACACCCGCGCGGTGCTCACCGGCGCGGCCGGACCGGGCTGGCTGGAACGGGTGGACCAGGTACAGCCGGTGTTGTGGGCCTACTCGCTGGGCATCGCCGCGATGTGGCGGCGGATGGGCGTGGTCCCGGACGTGGTGATCGGCCACAGCCAGGGGGAGATCGGCGCGGCCGTCGTCGCCGGACTGCTCGCTCCGAGCGACGCCGCCCTGGTGGTGGCGCGCCGCGGCGCGGCGTTGCGCGCGGTCGCGGGAACCGGGCGCATGCTGGCCGTCGACCTGACCGCCGACGAGATCCCCGCCGCCATCGCCGGATTCGAGGACGCGGTCACCCTGGCCGTGCACAACGGTCCCCGCTCCTGCGTGCTCTCCGGCGACGTCGACGCCATCGACGCGCTCGCCGAGATCCTCACCGCCGAGGGCATCTACTGCCGTCCCGTCAACGTCGACTACGCCTCGCACAGCCCCCGGATGGCGCGCCTGGTGCCCGCCCTCCGGGCCGACCTGGCCGCGGTGACGGCGCGGCCGGGCACGGTGGCGATGCTGTCCACCGTCACCGCGCAGCCGCTCACCGACGCCGGGCCGGACTACTGGGTCGAAAACCTGTGCCGGCCGGTGCGATTCGCCGAGGCGATGTCGGCCCTGTTCGACGCGGGCGTCACCCACGTGCTGGAGATGAGCCCGCACCCGGTGCTCACCCCCGCGATCGAGCAGCTGGCCGCACTGCGTCCGGACCCGCCGATCGCGCTCGGCACCCTGACCCGCGACCGCGACCCCGTCGCGGAACTCGCCGTCAGCCGCGCCCGCGCGTTCGTGCACGGGTTGCGTCCCTTCGCCGACCTCCCCGGGCCCGGCCGCAACCCGCTGCCGCCCACCACCTTCCATCGCGAGCGGTACTGGCTGGCCGCGCCGGCGCCCGTCACCGACGACCGGATCGTCCTGCGCCCCACGGCACTCGAACCCGGCACCCGCCACGCCTGGGCGGAGATCGGCCCGCACGACCTGGGGTGGCTGGCCGATCACCGGGTCGGCGAGGCGGTGATCGCCCCGGCCACCTACTTCCTCGCGCTCGCGACCATCGCGGGCGACACCGTGGTGCGCGACATCCGGTTCGTCGATGCCCTCCCGCTCGATCCCGAGAACCCGGCCCCGCCCACCCGGGTCGAGATCCTGCTGCGTCCCGGCCTCGCGGGCACGACCGTTCTGGAGATCCGCTCGACCCCGCCGGGCAGCGACGTCTCGACCCTGCACGCGCGCGCCGACCTCGTTCCGGCCGGGAGCCGGTGCCCCGAGACCGGTCCGCCGCCGTCCACCGAGAGTCCCGACGCCACAACCGAACTGGACGTCGCCGAGTTCTACCGCCGGTGCGCCCGTCGCGGCCTGCACTACGGCCCCGAATTCCGCGGCATCCGCGAACTGCGCACCGGCACGACAGCGGCGGGCCGCACCGCACACGCCCGGATCGAGCTGGGACAGCGCTGCCGGGCCCGCATCCGCGCCGGAGAACTGCACCCCGCGCTCCTGGACGCCGCCGCGCAGACCGCACTGGTCCTGTTCGACCAGCCGACCGACAGCACGCCCGCCACCGTGGTCCCCGTGGCCCTGGCCGAATACCGGATCCTCCACCGGCCGGACGGCTTCGTGGACCGGGTGTGGGCCCACGCGCGGCAGCGCGGCCCCCTGCTGGCCGACATCGAGATCCGCGACGACGACGGCCGCGTCCTCGCCGCACTGAACGGTCTCGCACTCGCCGAGCTCGACACCGCCGGCGCGGATCTCCGCGACCACCGGCGTGAGTTCCGGATGGAATTCACCCCGGAACCCGAGCCGGTCGGTGCGCCGGGCGCCGAGTGTGCCCCGCGCGCCGCCGACACCGGGCACCCGGCTCGATCCGAACGTGCGGTCTTCGTGCTGGTCGACCCGGGCGCCGAGACCGGTGCCGCACCCGACGACCCGAACACACAGTGCGCGCATCTGGCCGCGGCGCTCACCGACCGTGGTGCCGTGGTCACCGGCGAGCTGCCCGCCGACCACCCGGCCACGGTGGTCTTCCTCGCCCCCACCGTCGCCGCCGGGCTCGACGCCCAACGAGCCGCCCTCCCGCTGCTCGCCGACCTGGCCCGCCGCTGCCTCGCCGCCGACGCCGCGCACCGGGTCGTCGTCGTCACGACCGACGCGCAGGCCGCCGGACCCGAACGCCCCGATCCGGGGGCCGCGCTGTTCTGGGGCTTCGGCCGCGTCCTGCGCCGCGAACACCCCGAACTCGACACCGTCCTGCTCGACCTCGCCGGCGGCGACGCGACCGCGACGCGCTGGGCGTCCTGCGCCGCCGAGCTGTGCGCGCCCGCCGGGGCCGATCAGATCCTGCTCCGCGCCGGCGTCCGCCTGCTCGGCCGCCTGCGACAGGGCGGGGTCCAGGCCGCACCGCCGCCCCGGCGCAGCGCCCGCCGGCCGTTCCGGCTCGCCATCGGCCGCGGCAGGCGCACCGACGACGTCCACTTCCGGCCGCTCACCCCGCGCGCGCCCGGCCCCGGTGAGGTCCTCGTCCGCGTCGAGGCCGCGGCGATCAACTTCATCGATCTGATGAAAGCCACCGGCGCATACCCCGACGGCTCCGCGGGCGCGGATCTGCTCGGGGTGGACTGCGCGGGCGTCATCACGGCCATCGGCCACGGCGTCACCGGCCGTACCGTCGGCCAACGCGTGGTGGCCTGCGCCTTCGGGGCACTCGCCAGCCATCTCACGGTCCGCGCCGACCACACCGCTCCGGTACCCGCCGCGCTCAGCACCACCACGGCGGCGGCGCTGCCGCTGGTGCTCACCACCGCCTGGTACGCGCTGGCGCGGGTCGCGCGGGTGGAACCGGGGGAGACGGTGCTCATCCACTCCGCGGCGGGCGGCGTCGGCGCCGCCGCGGTGGCCGTCGCCCACCATCTCGGCGCCCGCGTGCTCGCCACGGCGGGCAGCGCGCAGCGCCGCGAACACCTGCGCGCCCAGGGTATCGAGCACGTCTTCGACTCCCGCGGCGCCGAATGGCCGGCGGCCGTGCGCGCGGTCACCGCCGGGCGCGGTGTCGACGTGGTGCTCAACGCGCTGGCGGGCGCGGCCGTCGAGCACGGTCTCGCGGTGTTGGCCGAGGACGGCCGGTTCGTCGAGATCGGCAAGCGCGACATCTACACCGACCGGCGGATCGGATTGCGCCCCTTCGCCCACGGGATCACCGTGGCGGCCGTGGACCTGGGCGGGATGATGACGCGACGGCCACGCCGCTACGCCGAGGTGCTGCGGGAGGCGTGGCGCCTGGTCGACAGCGGCGTGATCGCCGCGCTGCCCACCACCGTCCACGATTTTGCCGCGGCCCCCGCCGCGCTGGCGGCGCTGGCCGACGACGAGCGGATCGGCAAGATCGTGCTCGCCCGGCCGGCGACGGTGCGCGACATCGCCCCGGAACCCTTGCCCGACGGACGTTTCCGCGCCGACGGCACCTACCTGATCACCGGCGGCCACGGCGCCCTCGGCCGCAGTCTCGCCGACCACCTCCTCGCGCACGGGGCGGGGTCGGTCGCGCTGCTCGGACGCGGCACCTACCCGGTGCCCGACGATCCCCGGTTGCGCAGCTACCGCGCCGATGTCGGCGATCGTGCCGCCCTCGCCGACACACTGGCGGCGATCCGCGCGGCGGCGCCGCCGCTGCGCGGGGTGTTCCACGCCGCGGGGGTGCTCGACGACGCCACCGTCCTCGGCCTGTCCGCCGACCGGATCGAACCGGTGCTGCGCCCCAAGGTCGACGGCGCCCGGCATCTGCACGAGCTCACCGCCGACGATCCACTGGATCTGTTCGTCCTGTTCTCCTCCGCCGCCGCGCTGGTCGGCAACCCGGGACAGGCCGTCTACGCCGCCGCCAACGCCTACCTCGACGCGCTCGCCGTGGCCCGCAGGCACGACGGCAGGCCGGGGTTGAGCGTGCAGTGGGGACCGTTCGACGACATCGGCCTGGCCGCCGCCCGTGCCGAGCGCGGCGCCCGCCTCGCCGACCGCGGGCTGACCGGCATCACCGCCGCCGACGCCTGGACCGCGCTGCACACGTTCCTGGACACCGACGCCTGTCTCGGCGGGTACCTCGGCTTCGACCGCCGCCGCTGGTTCGACGCCTACCCCGAGTGCGCGGGCCAGCACAGCTGGACGCTGCTGGCCGAGTCCACCGAGGCGCCCGCGGTGCCGGGCGAGTGGACGGCCGCTCCGAGCCGAGGAGAACCGGTGCGGGACACGGTGACCGCACTGGCCGCGCGGGTGCTGCGGGTGTCACCCACCGACCTCGACCCCACCGCGCCGCTGCGCGCGCTCGGGCTGGACTCGCTGCTCGCCCTCGAATTGCGCAACCACCTGGAAAACGCCTTCGCCCTGCGCCTCTCGGCCACCCTGCTGTGGACCTACGGCACCGTCGCCGCGCTCGCGCAGGCCATCGAGGACCGGCTCGCCGCGCACCCGGCCTGA
- a CDS encoding NAD(P)/FAD-dependent oxidoreductase: MASGAGAGARAVVLGGGFAGILAAGALAPHVGAVTVLDRDDLPHTPAHRRGLPQDRHPHFLGPGGADLVEQLLPGALAALWGAGARRIRTNEDLLLYCSAGGWLPRYRTDRAGVACSRALLDHVLRERVTAAGGVEFRTRCEPVGLLGDAAAVTGVRYRDRDGGTHWLTADLVVDATGRASRAPGWLAALGVPGPRTQVVDAGHAYATRVFRARPGTEATAPLVLIQAETGAGRPSGNAALVPIEDGQWIVTVGGMRGTRAPADGAEFLDYARHGVGTPLLADLLAGAEPLTGILRSHSTCNRRHRFDRVRRWPRGFVAVGDAATALNPVYGQGLTVAARCARALRTWIGDDAVDTRRLQQAVGRAGVLPWEVATRQDRRFPNTVGPALRAHDRLAHRYADRVMRTAQHRPAVGARLIDAMFLAAPALTRLGDPRVLAAAARRVPGPLSAPPLTERERALLTGGRL, encoded by the coding sequence ATGGCGAGCGGTGCCGGCGCCGGTGCGCGGGCGGTGGTACTCGGTGGCGGGTTCGCCGGGATACTCGCCGCGGGCGCGCTCGCACCCCACGTCGGCGCGGTGACCGTGCTCGACCGGGACGACCTGCCGCACACGCCGGCGCACCGGCGCGGCCTGCCGCAGGATCGGCACCCGCATTTCCTCGGGCCCGGCGGAGCGGACCTGGTGGAACAACTGCTGCCCGGCGCGTTGGCCGCGCTGTGGGGTGCGGGCGCCCGCCGGATCCGCACCAACGAGGACCTGCTGCTGTATTGCAGCGCGGGCGGCTGGCTGCCCCGGTACCGGACCGACCGCGCCGGGGTGGCGTGCAGCCGGGCACTGCTGGACCATGTGCTGCGTGAGCGGGTGACCGCGGCGGGCGGGGTCGAGTTCCGCACCCGCTGCGAGCCGGTCGGGCTGCTCGGCGACGCCGCGGCCGTCACGGGTGTGCGCTACCGCGACCGCGACGGCGGAACCCATTGGCTCACCGCCGATCTGGTGGTCGATGCCACCGGCCGCGCCTCCCGCGCCCCGGGCTGGCTGGCCGCGCTGGGGGTACCCGGTCCACGCACCCAGGTGGTGGATGCCGGGCACGCCTACGCCACCCGTGTCTTCCGCGCCCGCCCCGGCACCGAGGCGACGGCGCCGCTGGTACTGATCCAGGCCGAGACCGGGGCGGGCAGGCCGAGCGGCAACGCGGCATTGGTGCCGATCGAGGACGGGCAGTGGATCGTCACCGTCGGCGGCATGCGCGGCACGCGGGCACCCGCCGACGGCGCCGAGTTCCTCGACTACGCTCGCCACGGAGTCGGGACGCCGCTGCTCGCCGACCTGCTCGCCGGCGCGGAACCGCTCACCGGCATCCTGCGGTCCCACAGCACCTGCAACCGGCGCCACCGCTTCGACCGGGTGCGCCGGTGGCCGCGCGGGTTCGTCGCCGTCGGTGACGCGGCCACCGCGCTCAACCCGGTGTACGGGCAGGGCCTCACCGTGGCCGCGCGGTGCGCCCGCGCCCTGCGGACCTGGATCGGTGACGACGCCGTCGACACCCGACGGCTGCAACAGGCGGTCGGCCGCGCCGGCGTCCTGCCGTGGGAGGTCGCCACCCGGCAGGATCGCCGGTTCCCGAACACCGTGGGGCCCGCGCTGCGCGCGCACGACCGGCTCGCGCATCGCTACGCCGACCGGGTGATGCGCACCGCCCAACACCGGCCCGCGGTGGGCGCGCGCTTGATCGATGCGATGTTCCTTGCCGCGCCCGCGCTCACCCGGTTGGGTGACCCGCGCGTGCTGGCGGCGGCCGCCCGCCGGGTGCCCGGGCCACTGTCGGCGCCACCGCTGACCGAACGCGAACGCGCGCTGCTGACGGGAGGGCGACTGTGA